Proteins encoded by one window of Lycium barbarum isolate Lr01 chromosome 11, ASM1917538v2, whole genome shotgun sequence:
- the LOC132618961 gene encoding ubiquitin C-terminal hydrolase 12-like isoform X4 produces MIIYPDGKGSDKGSEHVSVYLALSGTSFLPAGWEVNAIYNFFLFNQLSDNYLSVRGKMRRFDPIKSLWGLPKFVSHKTFKEASNGYLVDDKCVFEAEIFVIQRQEISECLSMVKSNDSFKSEWKICNFSNLDQDWFSEKFTVGGYKWKLWLCKGSDISIFLKSVDAKDFDHCQKVKAKCSICLKDQINGECEKLSYWNWFSTTVKSWGYPAFMPLIEMHDQKKVIVSMIVLWWRLRWKLCLSIP; encoded by the exons ATGATCATTTATCCTGATGGAAAGGGCAGCGATAAAGGAAGTGAACATGTTTCAGTTTACTTGGCCCTTTCGGGGACAAGTTTCCTACCTGCTGGTTGGGAGGTCAATGCTATATATAACTTTTTTCTGTTCAATCAACTCTCTGACAATTATCTTTCAGTGCGAG GAAAAATGCGGCGCTTTGATCCTATCAAGTCCTTGTGGGGACTTCCCAAATTTGTGTCTCACAAAACATTCAAAGAGGCCTCAAATGGATACCTTGTTGATGACAAATGTGTGTTTGAAGCAGAAATATTTGTCATCCAAAGACAAGAAATCAGTGAATGTTTGTCCATGGTAAAATCTAACGACTCATTTAAGAGTGAATGGAAGATCTGTAATTTCTCCAATCTTGACCAAGATTGGTTTTCTGAAAAATTTACTGTGGGAGGTTATAAATG GAAGCTCTGGTTATGTAAGGGAAGtgatatctcaatattcttaaaaTCTGTTGATGCTAAGGACTTTGATCACTGTCAAAAAGTGAAGGCAAAGTGCAGCATTTGCCTCAAAGATCAGATAAATGGTGAATGCGAGAAGCTATCTT ATTGGAATTGGTTTTCAACTACCGTGAAGTCTTGGGGTTATCCAGCTTTTATGCCTTTAATTGAGATGCATGATCAGAAAAAGGTTATCGTGTCAATGATTGTATTGTGGTGGAGGCTGAGGTGGAAGTTGTGTTTAAGCATACCGTAA